A single region of the Oryzias melastigma strain HK-1 linkage group LG23, ASM292280v2, whole genome shotgun sequence genome encodes:
- the si:ch73-352p4.8 gene encoding cystine/glutamate transporter, translating into MQEKKEEDNLKEKKAEDAVCLRREIGLLPAVSFIIGTVVGSGIFIAPKGVLMNSGSVGLSLLVWALCGVLSLFGALCYAELGTTFTKSGGHYTYLLETLGPLPAFLRLWVEFLFIRPAVASYVSLAFGRYVVEPFFAPCAAPEGLIKLVSILGVTFVVAVNCWSVNMASRTQVTLTFIKMFALVLIIIPGVIALFKGRTENFQNGFEVDLITLDRLPLAFYNGLYAYGGWFYLNFITEEVINPNRNIPLAIICSMVTVTIFYVLVNVAYYTMMTPGELLLSDAVAVTFANRALQGLASTIPILVALSCLGALNGGFFGSPRMLFVGAREGHWPPIFSMIHIRRRTPLPAVLLLYPLVVFMLITGEIYQLINFASFSRWFFIALATLGMLIHRYRFPLLPRPFKVPLIIAVTFTVVCFFIVGLSLYSDPWNTGRSCALTLTGVPVYYLTVHRFRLPHRWRNAFNKCCRKLQILLEVAQQEVQTY; encoded by the exons ATGCAGGAAAAGAAAGAGGAGGACAACCTGAAGGAGAAGAAGGCCGAGGATGCTGTGTGCCTCCGCAGGGAGATCGGCCTGCTGCCTGCCGTGTCCTTCATCATTGGGACCGTGGTGGGCAGCGGCATCTTCATCGCTCCTAAGGGAGTTCTGATGAACAGTGGGAGCGTGGGGTTGTCCCTCCTGGTGTGGGCGCTGTGTGGCGTCCTCTCGCTGTTTG GGGCGTTATGCTACGCTGAACTGGGCACCACTTTTACCAAATCTGGGGGCCACTACACTTACCTTCTGGAAACTCTGGGGCCCCTTCCTGCTTTCCTACGACTCTGGGTTGAGTTCTTATTCATCCG GCCGGCCGTGGCTTCCTATGTCTCCCTGGCTTTTGGACGTTACGTGGTGGAGCCGTTCTTTGCACCCTGTGCCGCCCCCGAGGGGCTGATTAAACTCGTCAGTATCCTCGGAGTGA cttttgttGTAGCTGTGAACTGCTGGAGTGTGAACATGGCGTCCCGCACCCAGGTCACTCTGACCTTCATCAAGATGTTCGCTCTGGTCCTGATCATCATCCCCGGTGTCATCGCCTTATTTAAAG gaAGGACAGAGAACTTCCAGAATGGCTTTGAGGTGGACCTCATAACGCTGGATAGGTTACCCCTCGCCTTTTATAACGGTCTCTATGCTTATGGAGGGTG gttttatCTGAATTTCATCACTGAAGAAGTTATAAATCCAAACAG AAACATCCCACTGGCAATAATCTGCTCCATGGTTACCGTGACGATCTTTTACGTGCTGGTTAACGTGGCCTACTACACCATGATGACCCCCGGCGAGCTGCTGCTGTCGGACGCTGTGGCTGTG ACGTTTGCCAACCGCGCTCTTCAGGGTCTGGCGTCTACAATCCCCATCCTGGTGGCGTTGTCCTGCCTCGGAGCACTAAACGGAGGCTTCTTCGGATCCCCCAG GATGCTGTTCGTGGGGGCCAGAGAGGGCCACTGGCCGCCCATCTTCTCCATGATCCACATTCGCCGACGCACGCCTTTACCTGCCGTGCTGCTGCTG TATCCCCTGGTGGTCTTCATGCTAATCACCGGAGAGATCTACCAGCTCATCAACTTCGCCTCGTTTTCCCGCTGGTTCTTCATCGCCTTGGCGACCCTGGGGATGCTCATCCATCGATACCGCTTCCCTCTTCTGCCGAGGCCTTTCAAG GTTCCCCTGATCATCGCGGTGACCTTCACCGTGGTTTGCTTCTTCATCGTGGGGCTGTCGCTGTACTCCGACCCCTGGAACACCGGGAGGAGCTGCGCTCTCACCCTGACTGGAGTCCCGGTGTATTACCTGACCGTGCACCGATTCCGTCTGCCGCACAGATGGAGGAACGCCTTCA ATAAATGCTGCAGGAAGCTGCAGATCCTCCTGGAAGTGGCTCAACAGGAAGTCCAGACGTACTGA
- the foxm1 gene encoding forkhead box protein M1 isoform X1, producing MISTMRRSPRRPLILKRRKLPFQQKEATPADAPSKSTGSQRLPDGVCLIGHPSLSDTQVVVIPKATNVQSVISALASKGKDGGVQGPSKFILLSENGTQDQAGSFCNSAGGEAVSTQIVSKEPATNIQTSHGETEIKPLSKDGNGGPLDDSLTNIQWLGKMNTCALVSEPAKQTQDKENQVPAPQAAQAAGVPPETKPSDRPPYSYMAMIQFAINSGKNRRMTLKEIYTWIEDHFPYYRQVAKPGWKNSIRHNLSLHDMFVRETAPDGKVSFWTIRPEANRCLTLDQVYKPGCDPVTAPVPVPMLLFPNQSQKKIIPDGRKIAPASERRMKPLLPRTDSYLVPIQLPVAPPVYLPSFTCTQQRAGTSQAPKRVRISPKVTQTDAAPPAVCSPVASVKVEMKEEPVCVPLQCETPKCLQKRRCSSSSRRKQCLVNSTHEEPVLLCPDNSFLDSGVVSDASTFQEVRDVEPEEPRRRQDSPDRDFSFKTPIKSGVHLTSSTPSKPSPSVVLEPWRVTPVGKGNLLDVSPIRTPGGPALTPVQDYTTFSLSSTPFKDVPLFSSPRELLTCEAAATPVGRLRSSCSRELLQGGGGGGGTATPANRSLTEGLMLDLMNDSLSKILVDISFSGMEDEDLGTANISLSDFINQLK from the exons ATGATTTCAACCATGAGACGGAGCCCAAGGAGACCCCTGATCCTCAAAAGGCGCAAGTTACCTTTTCAGCAAAAGGAAGCGACGCCAGCAGACGCCCCATCCAAATCTACCGGCAGCCAGCGCCTCCCAGACGGGGTCTGCCTCATCGGCCACCCATCCCTGTCAGACACTCAGGTCGTGGTCATTCCCAAAGCAACAAACGTTCAGAGCGTCATCAGCGCCCTCGCCTCTAAAGGCAAAGACGGTGGAGTTCAGGGTCCGAGCAAGTTTATTCTTCTGAGCGAGAACGGCACCCAGGATCAAGCTGGGTCTTTTTGTAATTCTGCTGGAGGAGAAGCGGTTTCTACACAGATCGTATCCAAAGAACCAGCCACAAACATACAGACATCCCATGGCGAGACTGAAATAAAACCCT tgagtaaagatggaaatggcggcCCTTTGGACGACAGCCTCACCAACATCCAGTGGCTGGGCAAAATGAACACGTGTGCTTTAGTGTCGGAGCCTGCAAAGCAAACGCAGGACAAGGAGAACCAGGTTCCCGCGCCACAGGCTGCTCAG GCAGCCGGCGTACCTCCTGAAACCAAACCTTCGGACAGGCCGCCGTACTCCTACATGGCCATGATTCAGTTCGCCATCAACAGCGGGAAAAACCGCAGGATGACCCTGAAGGAGATCTATACCTGGATCGAAGACCATTTCCCGTATTACAGACAGGTGGCCAAACCTGGATGGAAG AATTCTATCCGCCACAACCTTTCTCTGCACGACATGTTTGTTCGCGAGACGGCGCCCGACGGGAAAGTCTCCTTCTGGACCATCCGGCCCGAGGCCAACCGATGCCTCACTCTAGATCAGGTGTACAAG CCTGGATGTGATCCAGTGACCGCTCCAGTTCCTGTTCCAATGCTTTTATTTCCCAACCAA TCGCAGAAGAAGATCATCCCCGACGGGAGAAAGATCGCGCCGGCCTCTG AGAGACGGATGAAGCCCCTCCTCCCCCGAACCGACTCCTACCTGGTCCCCATCCAGCTCCCCGTGGCCCCCCCGGTGTACCTGCCCTCCTTCACCTGCACCCAGCAGAGAGCCGGCACCTCGCAGGCGCCCAAGAGAGTCCGCATCTCCCCAAAG GTGACTCAGACCGACGCTGCTCCTCCGGCCGTGTGTTCTCCGGTGGCGAGCGTGAAGGTGGAGATGAAGGAGGAGCCGGTCTGCGTTCCTCTGCAGTGCGAGACTCCCAAATGTCTTCAGAAGCggcgctgcagcagcagctcgcgGCGTAAGCAGTGCCTGGTGAACTCCACCCACGAGGAGCCCGTCCTCCTCTGCCCCGACAACTCCTTCCTCGACTCCGGCGTCGTATCCGACGCCTCCACGTTCCAAGAAGTCCGAGACGTGGAGCCGGAGGAGCCGCGGCGGAGGCAGGACAGCCCCGACCGCGACTTCTCCTTCAAGACCCCCATAAAAAGCGGCGTCCACCTGACCTCCTCCACGCCGAGCAAGCCCTCGCCCTCGGTGGTGCTGGAGCCGTGGAGGGTGACCCCCGTGGGGAAGGGGAACCTCCTGGACGTCAGCCCCATCCGCACGCCGGGCGGCCCCGCCCTCACCCCCGTCCAGGACTACACCACCTTCAGCCTCAGCAGCACGCCCTTCAAAGACGTTCCTCTGTTCAGCTCGCCGCGAGAGCTGCTCACATGCGAAGCCGCCGCGACTCCCGTTGGACGCCTCCGCAGCAGCTGCTCCAGAGAGCTGCTGCAGGGTGGCGGCGGCGGGGGCGGGACCGCCACGCCGGCCAACCGCTCCCTAACAGAAGGCCTCATGCTGGATCTCATGAACGACAGCCTGAGCAAGATCCTGGTGGACATCAGCTTCTCCGGCATGGAGGACGAAGACCTCGGCACGGCCAACATCAGCCTGTCCGACTTCATCAACCAGCTGAAGTAG
- the foxm1 gene encoding forkhead box protein M1 isoform X2: MISTMRRSPRRPLILKRRKLPFQQKEATPADAPSKSTGSQRLPDGVCLIGHPSLSDTQVVVIPKATNVQSVISALASKGKDGGVQGPSKFILLSENGTQDQAGSFCNSAGGEAVSTQIVSKEPATNIQTSHGETEIKPLSKDGNGGPLDDSLTNIQWLGKMNTCALVSEPAKQTQDKENQVPAPQAAQAAGVPPETKPSDRPPYSYMAMIQFAINSGKNRRMTLKEIYTWIEDHFPYYRQVAKPGWKNSIRHNLSLHDMFVRETAPDGKVSFWTIRPEANRCLTLDQVYKSQKKIIPDGRKIAPASERRMKPLLPRTDSYLVPIQLPVAPPVYLPSFTCTQQRAGTSQAPKRVRISPKVTQTDAAPPAVCSPVASVKVEMKEEPVCVPLQCETPKCLQKRRCSSSSRRKQCLVNSTHEEPVLLCPDNSFLDSGVVSDASTFQEVRDVEPEEPRRRQDSPDRDFSFKTPIKSGVHLTSSTPSKPSPSVVLEPWRVTPVGKGNLLDVSPIRTPGGPALTPVQDYTTFSLSSTPFKDVPLFSSPRELLTCEAAATPVGRLRSSCSRELLQGGGGGGGTATPANRSLTEGLMLDLMNDSLSKILVDISFSGMEDEDLGTANISLSDFINQLK, from the exons ATGATTTCAACCATGAGACGGAGCCCAAGGAGACCCCTGATCCTCAAAAGGCGCAAGTTACCTTTTCAGCAAAAGGAAGCGACGCCAGCAGACGCCCCATCCAAATCTACCGGCAGCCAGCGCCTCCCAGACGGGGTCTGCCTCATCGGCCACCCATCCCTGTCAGACACTCAGGTCGTGGTCATTCCCAAAGCAACAAACGTTCAGAGCGTCATCAGCGCCCTCGCCTCTAAAGGCAAAGACGGTGGAGTTCAGGGTCCGAGCAAGTTTATTCTTCTGAGCGAGAACGGCACCCAGGATCAAGCTGGGTCTTTTTGTAATTCTGCTGGAGGAGAAGCGGTTTCTACACAGATCGTATCCAAAGAACCAGCCACAAACATACAGACATCCCATGGCGAGACTGAAATAAAACCCT tgagtaaagatggaaatggcggcCCTTTGGACGACAGCCTCACCAACATCCAGTGGCTGGGCAAAATGAACACGTGTGCTTTAGTGTCGGAGCCTGCAAAGCAAACGCAGGACAAGGAGAACCAGGTTCCCGCGCCACAGGCTGCTCAG GCAGCCGGCGTACCTCCTGAAACCAAACCTTCGGACAGGCCGCCGTACTCCTACATGGCCATGATTCAGTTCGCCATCAACAGCGGGAAAAACCGCAGGATGACCCTGAAGGAGATCTATACCTGGATCGAAGACCATTTCCCGTATTACAGACAGGTGGCCAAACCTGGATGGAAG AATTCTATCCGCCACAACCTTTCTCTGCACGACATGTTTGTTCGCGAGACGGCGCCCGACGGGAAAGTCTCCTTCTGGACCATCCGGCCCGAGGCCAACCGATGCCTCACTCTAGATCAGGTGTACAAG TCGCAGAAGAAGATCATCCCCGACGGGAGAAAGATCGCGCCGGCCTCTG AGAGACGGATGAAGCCCCTCCTCCCCCGAACCGACTCCTACCTGGTCCCCATCCAGCTCCCCGTGGCCCCCCCGGTGTACCTGCCCTCCTTCACCTGCACCCAGCAGAGAGCCGGCACCTCGCAGGCGCCCAAGAGAGTCCGCATCTCCCCAAAG GTGACTCAGACCGACGCTGCTCCTCCGGCCGTGTGTTCTCCGGTGGCGAGCGTGAAGGTGGAGATGAAGGAGGAGCCGGTCTGCGTTCCTCTGCAGTGCGAGACTCCCAAATGTCTTCAGAAGCggcgctgcagcagcagctcgcgGCGTAAGCAGTGCCTGGTGAACTCCACCCACGAGGAGCCCGTCCTCCTCTGCCCCGACAACTCCTTCCTCGACTCCGGCGTCGTATCCGACGCCTCCACGTTCCAAGAAGTCCGAGACGTGGAGCCGGAGGAGCCGCGGCGGAGGCAGGACAGCCCCGACCGCGACTTCTCCTTCAAGACCCCCATAAAAAGCGGCGTCCACCTGACCTCCTCCACGCCGAGCAAGCCCTCGCCCTCGGTGGTGCTGGAGCCGTGGAGGGTGACCCCCGTGGGGAAGGGGAACCTCCTGGACGTCAGCCCCATCCGCACGCCGGGCGGCCCCGCCCTCACCCCCGTCCAGGACTACACCACCTTCAGCCTCAGCAGCACGCCCTTCAAAGACGTTCCTCTGTTCAGCTCGCCGCGAGAGCTGCTCACATGCGAAGCCGCCGCGACTCCCGTTGGACGCCTCCGCAGCAGCTGCTCCAGAGAGCTGCTGCAGGGTGGCGGCGGCGGGGGCGGGACCGCCACGCCGGCCAACCGCTCCCTAACAGAAGGCCTCATGCTGGATCTCATGAACGACAGCCTGAGCAAGATCCTGGTGGACATCAGCTTCTCCGGCATGGAGGACGAAGACCTCGGCACGGCCAACATCAGCCTGTCCGACTTCATCAACCAGCTGAAGTAG
- the rhno1 gene encoding RAD9, HUS1, RAD1-interacting nuclear orphan protein 1 yields MPRKVAKTEKPPLQFLERPLSGARLQNVPEVRAAINPREFFSQTHSTSALTSWVDPQFDISSTSGPLLKRRRRKCQSVTRIVDTCNEFSRKTVCKYPRLSFHGAQRDNSHNPSGHRAKKAAEVTSKPNQPQGSRQSKRTNSPAPKRRRNPPKSSARAPNEHLNQTDNQLEEVTEESRTPPGGCSTPGPPPDVDTPTMRQERNSCPMSPRVCSLLAQHSSPKHHPHPDILVSDTPESDYGVKVTWRRRKSLMMMLKERGLLD; encoded by the exons ATGCCCCGCAAAGTGGCAAAGACAGAGAAGCCTCCCCTGCAATTCCTGGAGCGGCCTCTGAGTGGTGCCAGACTTCAAAATGTGCCTGAAGTCAGAGCTGCAATCAATCCCAGAGAGTTTTTCTCACAGACCCACAGCACTTCTGCTCTCACTTCTTGG GTGGATCCCCAGTTTGACATCTCATCTACAAGTGGGCCTCTTTTGAaacgaagaagaagaaaatgccAGTCCGTCACAAGGATTGTTGACACCTGTAACGAGTTCTCCAGGAAAACGGTGTGCAAATATCCCCGGTTATCATTTCATGGGGCGCAGAGAGACAACTCCCACAATCCAAGTGGACACCGCGCAAAGAAAGCTGCAGAGGTGACGTCCAAACCCAATCAACCGCAGGGATCACGCCAAAGCAAAAGGACAAATTCACCTGCGCCTAAAAGACGAAGAAATCCCCCAAAATCCTCGGCTAGAGCTCCCAACGAACATTTGAATCAAACTGACAATCAGCTAGAGGAGGTAACGGAGGAAAGCAGAACTCCACCTGGTGGGTGTAGCACCCCCGGCCCACCGCCTGACGTGGACACTCCAACGATGAGGCAGGAAAGGAACAGTTGCCCCATGTCTCCCCGTGTATGTTCACTTTTGGCTCAACATAGCTCCCCAAAGCATCACCCGCATCCTGATATTTTGGTATCTGACACACCAGAGAGTGACTATGGCGTGAAGGTGAcatggaggaggagaaagagcTTGATGATGATGTTAAAAGAGAGGGGTCTACTGGATTAG